The nucleotide sequence GAGACCATCACCAAGTCGGTCGAAGCCGAAGGCAAGTTCGTCAAGCAGTCCGGTGGTCGCGGTCAGTACGGCCACGTGCGCGTACGTCTGGAACCGCTGGGTGCCGACAATGAAGAAGAATTCATTTTCGTTGAAGAAATTCACGGCGGTGTGGTGCCGAAGGAATACTTCAGTGCGATCGAGAAGGGTGTTCGCGAGCAGCTGAAATCCGGCGTGCTGGCAGGCTTCCCGGTGCTGGGTGTAAAAGCGACCCTGTACGATGGCTCCTACCACGAAGTGGATTCCAACGAAAACGCCTTCCGTATGGCGGGTGCCCTGGCAGTGCGTGAGGGTGCGCCCAAAGCCGGTATCGTCCTGCTGGAGCCGATGATGAAGGTCGAGGTGGAAACACCGGAAGACTACATGGGCGACATCATGGGTGACCTGAACCGCCGTCGCGGCATTGTTCAGGGTATGGAAGACCTGCCGGGTGGCGGCAAGCAGCTGCATGCTGAAGTCCCGCTGTCGGAAATGTTTGGTTATGCCACGGCGCTGCGTTCTGCTTCCCAGGGCCGTGCAACCTACAGCATGGAGTTCATCCGTTACGCGGAAACCCCGAATAACGTCGCTCAGGAAGTCATCAAGAGCCGGGGCTGATCGGCCCCGGTGACAGGACAGTAACAACGAACAGAATCTAGAGGATATATCCGTGGCAAAGGCAAAGTTTGAACGTAATAAACCGCACCTGAACGTAGGCACGATTGGTCACGTAGACCATGGCAAGACGACGCTGACCGCGGCGCTGACGAAAGTGTGCCACGACGTGTGGGGCACAGGCGAAGCGCGAGCTTTCGACCAGATCGACAACGCCCCGGAAGAGCGTGCGCGCGGTATTACCATTGCGACCTCTCACGTTGAATACGATTCCCCGACCCGCCACTACGCGCACGTAGACTGCCCGGGCCACGCTGACTATGTGAAGAACATGATCACCGGTGCGGCACAGATGGACGGCGCGATCCTGGTAGTGTCCGCCGCGGACGGCCCGATGCCGCAAACCCGCGAGCACATCCTGCTGTCCCGTCAGGTAGGCGTACCGTACATCGTCGTGTTCCTGAACAAGGCGGACATGGTCGATGACGAAGAGCTGCTGGAACTGGTTGAAATGGAAGTGCGCGAACTGCTGAGCGCGTACGACTTCCCGGGCGACGACACCCCGATCGTGAAAGGTTCTGCCCTGAAGGCACTGGAAGGCGACACCAGCGACATCGGTGTACCGGCCGTACAGAAGCTGGTTGAAACCCTGGACGAGTACATCCCGGAGCCGGAGCGCGCCGTGGACGGTACCTTCCTGATGCCGATCGAGGACGTGTTCTCGATCTCTGGTCGCGGTACGGTAGTAACCGGCCGTGTAGAGCGTGGCATCGTGAAAGTGGGTGAGGAAGTGGAAATCGTGGGTATCCGCGATACCCAGAAGACCACCTGCACCGGCGTTGAGATGTTCCGCAAGCTGCTGGACGAAGGTCGCGCAGGCGAGAACGTGGGCGTGCTGCTGCGTGGCACCAAGCGTGACGAGGTTGAGCGTGGCCAGGTACTGTCCAAGCCGGGCACGATCAAGCCGCACACCGGCTTCGAGGCTGAAGTGTACATCCTGAGCAAGGACGAAGGTGGCCGTCACACCCCGTTCTTCAATGGTTACCGTCCGCAGTTCTACTTCCGTACCACCGACGTGACCGGTGCGTGTGACCTGCCGGAAGGCATCGAAATGGTGATGCCGGGTGACAACGTGAAGATGACGGTGAAGCTGATCGCTCCGATCGCGATGGAAGAAGGCCTGCGCTTCGCGATCCGCGAAGGTGGCCGTACCGTCGGCGCCGGCGTGGTCGCCAAGATCCTCGAGTAATACCGCAGAAAGTCCGGTGGGGGCTTGCCCCCGCCGGATTTCCTCTGTATAGTTCGCGCCCTTCCTGTCCCATAAGTGGCAGAAAGGCTGAACCAACCGGGGCATCGTTCCCGGGACTGATTTGCTACCCACCGCCTTCGCAGGAAGGTCGGGCGGGTTTTTTGCCATCTGAAGTATGGTTTGAAACAGTCTGGAGTTTGTTAGCTATGGCTAACCAAAGAATCCGTATCCGGCTCAAGGCCTTTGATCATCGCCTGATCGATCAGTCCGCCCAGGAGATCGTTGATACGGCAAAACGGACCGGTGCACAGGTTCAGGGGCCCATTCCTCTGCCGACGCGCAAAGAGAAATTTACGGTGTTGGTCTCTCCGCATGTCAATAAAGATGCGCGGGATCAATACGAGATTCGCACCCACAAGCGCCTGGTGGATATCGTCGAGCCCACGGACAAGACCGTGGACGCGCTGATGAAACTGGATCTGGCTGCTGGTGTGGACGTGCAGATCAGCCTGGGATAACGGCACGCTGCGGCAGACGCTGCGGCTGGTTGTGAAGAGGTAGACAATGGCTATTGGTGTAGTCGGTCGGAAGTGCGGGATGACTCGGGTATTCACCGAGGACGGCGCCAGCATTCCGGTTACCGTCATTGAGGTCAGCCCTAACCGGGTGACCCAGATCAGAACCGAAGAAACGGACGGCTATCAGGCGGTGCAGGTCACCACTGGTGAGCGTCGTGCGTCCCGGGTAGTTCGTCCCGCCGCCGGGCATTTTGCCAAGGCAGGCGTGGAGGCTGGTCGCGGTGTATGGGAATTCCGTGCTGAGCCAGGTGATCTGGCCGCCGGTGGCGCTGTCACCGTGGAAATCTTTGAAGCCGGTCAGATCGTTGACGTTACCGGTATTTCCAAGGGCAAGGGCTTCCAGGGCGTGATCAAGCGCTGGAACTTCCGCACTCAGGATGCCACCCACGGTAACTCGCTGTCCCACCGTGCGCCGGGTTCCATCGGTCAGAACCAGACCCCGGGTCGTGTGTTCAAGGGCAAGAAGATGGCAGGCCATATGGGTGCCGAGCGAGTCACTGTCCAGAACCTGGAAGTGGTGCGCGTGGATGCCGAAAAGAATCTGCTGCTGATCAAGGGTGCAGTGCCCGGCGCGACTGGCGCCGACGTCATTGTTCGCCCGGCAGTCAAGGCGAAGGCCTGAGAGAGGATATAGAGGATGAATCTCAATACTGCCTCTGGAGGAACTGTTTCTGTGTCTGAAGTCGCCTTCGGGAAAGACTTCAACGAGCCGCTGGTACACCAGGTGGTCGTGGCCTACATGGCTGCCGGCCGTCAGGGCAGCAAGGCACAGAAAACCCGTTCGGAAGTAAGTGGCGGCGGCAAGAAGCCGTGGCGTCAGAAGGGCACCGGTCGTGCCCGCGCAGGTACCATCCGCAGCCCGATCTGGCGCAGCGGTGGTGTGGCGTTCGCCGCCAAGCCGCGCGACTACGAGCAAAAGGTCAACCGGAAGATGTATCGCGGCGCGCTGCAGTGCATCTTCTCCGAGCTGGTCCGTCAGGATCGCCTTGTTGTGGTCGACGAGTTTTCACTCGACGCGCCGAAAACCAAGGTGCTGCTGGAAAAACTGAAGGCGCTGGATCTGACCAACGTGCTGATCGTGGCTGATGAAGTGGACGAGAACCTGTTCCTGTCCGCTCGCAACCTGCCGCGTGTCGACGTGCGCGATGCCGCTGGCATCGACCCGGTCAGCCTGATCGCTTTTGAAAAGGTGCTGGTGACTGTGCCGGCGCTG is from Isoalcanivorax pacificus W11-5 and encodes:
- the tuf gene encoding elongation factor Tu → MAKAKFERNKPHLNVGTIGHVDHGKTTLTAALTKVCHDVWGTGEARAFDQIDNAPEERARGITIATSHVEYDSPTRHYAHVDCPGHADYVKNMITGAAQMDGAILVVSAADGPMPQTREHILLSRQVGVPYIVVFLNKADMVDDEELLELVEMEVRELLSAYDFPGDDTPIVKGSALKALEGDTSDIGVPAVQKLVETLDEYIPEPERAVDGTFLMPIEDVFSISGRGTVVTGRVERGIVKVGEEVEIVGIRDTQKTTCTGVEMFRKLLDEGRAGENVGVLLRGTKRDEVERGQVLSKPGTIKPHTGFEAEVYILSKDEGGRHTPFFNGYRPQFYFRTTDVTGACDLPEGIEMVMPGDNVKMTVKLIAPIAMEEGLRFAIREGGRTVGAGVVAKILE
- the rpsJ gene encoding 30S ribosomal protein S10 encodes the protein MANQRIRIRLKAFDHRLIDQSAQEIVDTAKRTGAQVQGPIPLPTRKEKFTVLVSPHVNKDARDQYEIRTHKRLVDIVEPTDKTVDALMKLDLAAGVDVQISLG
- the rplC gene encoding 50S ribosomal protein L3, yielding MAIGVVGRKCGMTRVFTEDGASIPVTVIEVSPNRVTQIRTEETDGYQAVQVTTGERRASRVVRPAAGHFAKAGVEAGRGVWEFRAEPGDLAAGGAVTVEIFEAGQIVDVTGISKGKGFQGVIKRWNFRTQDATHGNSLSHRAPGSIGQNQTPGRVFKGKKMAGHMGAERVTVQNLEVVRVDAEKNLLLIKGAVPGATGADVIVRPAVKAKA
- the rplD gene encoding 50S ribosomal protein L4, with product MNLNTASGGTVSVSEVAFGKDFNEPLVHQVVVAYMAAGRQGSKAQKTRSEVSGGGKKPWRQKGTGRARAGTIRSPIWRSGGVAFAAKPRDYEQKVNRKMYRGALQCIFSELVRQDRLVVVDEFSLDAPKTKVLLEKLKALDLTNVLIVADEVDENLFLSARNLPRVDVRDAAGIDPVSLIAFEKVLVTVPALKKLEEALA